The Chryseobacterium sp. G0186 genome includes the window TGAGGGATCTAACTGTCCACTGGAAAGTAATCGAACGACATCTAAATAATTTGTATTGTTTGTAGCGTTATATCGCTTAAAAAGTAAAGTCAGTTTATCATTGGCATGCCTTACAAACCCAACCAGGGCATCTGATGCATAATTCAATGCCACTTTACCATTTGTACCAAAAGTTGAATCCAAAGAACCATTATAACTGGTAGCTTTAGAAATAATTACCTGATTAGTATTGGAGTCAAAGGAATGATAGAATACGGTATTGTTTGTTTCTGTTAACTCTCCCAAATAAGAGCTTCCGGCTTGAATGTTGTAAATCCCGTTAGAAGCAAACGTAGGATCTTTGGAAATAATTTGTGCAAAAGAGGTCTGTGTTACAAGTATGAACACCAGTAATAATTTTTTTCTCATTGTTTGTTGTTTTTAATAAAATTTGGGGTTATATGATGTAACCCTTGTATGAATTTTTAGGTTGTGTTTCCAAATGTATGATAAAATTTCAGAAGACTAAAGAAATATTTAAAATACTACATAAGTATAGGTAATATTTGATAAATAATTGTAAAAATGACTTTAATTAAGCTCATTTCCCCATGAATGAAGTTCAGTCAGAATAGGACCTAACTTTTGCCCTTTCTCAGTCAGCTTATAATAAACTTCAGGAGGAAAATTATAGACTTCCATCCGCTGGATAATATGATCATCTTCCAGTTGTTTAAGCTGTTCTGAAAGCACTTTTTTAGACACTCTGGGCATATTCCGCCAAAGTTCTGCAAAACGTACCGTATCCTTTTCAAAAAGAGTATGCAGAATCAATGGTTTCCATTTGCCGGAAAGAATATTCAGACTTCTCCTGAGTCCACAGTTTTTAAACTCCTCGAAATTCATAGCTTACTTCAATATATTTCGTTAACCTTTTAGTAACCTTCGATTGCTTTCTTTCAGGTAACCCATAGCTTTGTACTACAAACTTAAGCAAATGAAATTACAATTATGGCGCAATGCTACATTGCTATTGAACATTGATGGAAGCTCTATCCTGGTTGATCCTATGCTGGGAGAAAAAGGATCATTAGGCAAATTTCCCATGACCGATAATGAATTACTGAATCCTTTGGTAGATCTGCCTTTTAAAACAGAAGAATTGATTGAAAAACTAGATCAAATAGATGCTGTAGTTATTACCCATCTTCATCCCGATCATTGGGATGTCCGGGCAGTTGAACTTATTGATAAAACAACAACCATTCTTTGTCCTGATATCATTGCTGATGAGATCGCCCAACAAGGCTTTCAGAATATTGTTTCAATCCATGAACATATCCGTTGGAAAAACATGGATATTTCAATCACAAAGGGGCAACATGGAACCGGAGAAATTGGAGAGAAGATGGGAACAGTCAACGGATTTGTTTTTAAGACAGACCATCAATCTGTGTATATTGTAGGAGATAGTATTTGGTATGATGATATTGCAAAAGAAATTGACAGGCACCAGCCACAACATATTATCGTTGCAGGAGGGGCCGCTACATTTTCAGTAGGAGAACCTATTATCATGACCAGTGAAGACATCCTCAATGTTTGTAAACACGCTCCTAAAGCAAAAGTATGGGTTACCCACCTTGAAGCGGTAAGTCATTGTAAAGAAAACAGAGAGTTTATCCAGTCTGCAATAAATTCAAAAGGGTATGAAAGCCAGTGTTTCATTCCTAAAGATGGGGAAGAGGTTACATTATCTTTTCATTAAAATAAATACCCCTTACAGATTCTAAAGTCTATAAGGGGTATTGCTTCATTAATCCTCTACATATTTATGTCTTGCCGCCTTTATTCCAAAAAAGAACATGATCAATACCGCAATACTCAGGAAGTAAAATGAAATATTCCAGGAAGCATCCCAATCATGTAGTTTTCCAAATATGGGAGGCCCAAACGCAGCGATAAGATATCCCACAGACTGTGCCATTCCGGAGATCTTAACGGCATTAATTCCACTTTTTGTCCTTGTGGAAAAAAACAGAATGGATAAACTGAAGGACAATCCATTGGAAATTCCTATAATAACGGCATTTACATAGATCCATTGTGCTTTCAGAAAGACAAACATCATGGTACTCTCGAACATTAAAGCACATATAAATAGAATTAAAACCCTTTGATCCTTCATTTTACTGGCAATAATCGGGCAACAGAATGTTATAGGAATCATGGTAATCTGGATGACAAACAAAACCCATCCTGAGCTTTCACCGGGCATATTATAATCTGTAAGAAATGACGGTAACCACGCCACCATACAGTAATAAAATAAGGACTGCAATCCCATGAAGATACTGATATTCCAAGCCTGGGAAGATTTAAACATATTAAAATCAGAAGTCCCTAATGTCGTTTTTGGATGATCAGAATTCTTTTTATTAAATATAAATTCAAGTAGCAGCACCAAAAATCCCAAGGCAGCAATGATCAGCCAGATTCCCAGAGAGCCTCGCCATCCAAAACCTGTCCATTCTCCAATTTTAACACTAAAACCCGAAGCAAGTGCCGCTGTAAGATTCATGGAAACGGCAAAAATCCCTGTCATTAAGCCAATTTGTTTAGGGAAATTATTCTTAACATACCCCGGAGTGACTACATTTCCGATACAGATTCCCAATCCAATAAATACAGAACCGAGAAATAACAGTAAAAGAGATCCTGAAATTCTCAGAAACAATCCAAAACTTAAAATGATAAGCGAATACATGAGCAGCTTACTGATACCAAGTTTACTGGAAAATCTACTGACCAATACTGAGCAGACTGCAAACATAAAAAGTGGAATAGAGGTAAGCAGACTCACCTGAAAATTATCCAGATGTAAGACATCCCTTACTTCCCCAAGAACAGGGGAAACTGCTACAATAGGCGACCGGAGATTACTGGAAATCAATATGACAACCAACACGTTCAGGATCAATAAAACATAAGAAGCGTTATTTTTTACTTCGTTCTTCATCATGATAATAACTTTTGCACAAAATTAGTACAGTTATTTTGTTTAATTTTGCCAAAGTTTTAACTTAAAACGACATGAATGCCAACGACAGTATAAAAGTAGACGATCTGAATAAACCTTACTTTGTATGGTTTGAAGACAACTGGACCCATGACGACGTTCTTCATCAACATGACAAAGGCCAACTGGTGTACGTAGAAAGTGGATTTCAGTATATTACCATTGATGAAAGAATTTATCTTCTCCCACAAAATCATGCCGCTTGGATTCCCTCGAATACGATTCATAAAACCAATTCCCATTCTGAAAAGATCAAGCTGATGATCATGTTTGCTGATACAGACAAGAAAAATAATTTTTATGATGAGGTTAATGTATTTTCTGTTCCTCCGGTGTTAAGGGAAATGATAAAATATGCTGAAAAATGGTCTCAACATCTCACGAAAGACCCTGATGAAACCATATTTTTAAAAGCTCTTTTCAATGAGCTTCCTCATTTTGTAGAACATTCCCTGAAACTTCACATCTGCCTTCCCAAGGATCAGCGGTTAGCCAAGGTTATTGAACACCTTCATCATCAGTATAATAAAGAAATTAAAATTGAGAATTTGGGAGACCTGGTATTGCTGTCTTTTCGTACACTGGAACGTATATTTAAAAAAGAAACAGGATTAACGCTGAGTAAATATCAG containing:
- a CDS encoding winged helix-turn-helix transcriptional regulator, translating into MNFEEFKNCGLRRSLNILSGKWKPLILHTLFEKDTVRFAELWRNMPRVSKKVLSEQLKQLEDDHIIQRMEVYNFPPEVYYKLTEKGQKLGPILTELHSWGNELN
- a CDS encoding MBL fold metallo-hydrolase, with amino-acid sequence MKLQLWRNATLLLNIDGSSILVDPMLGEKGSLGKFPMTDNELLNPLVDLPFKTEELIEKLDQIDAVVITHLHPDHWDVRAVELIDKTTTILCPDIIADEIAQQGFQNIVSIHEHIRWKNMDISITKGQHGTGEIGEKMGTVNGFVFKTDHQSVYIVGDSIWYDDIAKEIDRHQPQHIIVAGGAATFSVGEPIIMTSEDILNVCKHAPKAKVWVTHLEAVSHCKENREFIQSAINSKGYESQCFIPKDGEEVTLSFH
- a CDS encoding CynX/NimT family MFS transporter, encoding MMKNEVKNNASYVLLILNVLVVILISSNLRSPIVAVSPVLGEVRDVLHLDNFQVSLLTSIPLFMFAVCSVLVSRFSSKLGISKLLMYSLIILSFGLFLRISGSLLLLFLGSVFIGLGICIGNVVTPGYVKNNFPKQIGLMTGIFAVSMNLTAALASGFSVKIGEWTGFGWRGSLGIWLIIAALGFLVLLLEFIFNKKNSDHPKTTLGTSDFNMFKSSQAWNISIFMGLQSLFYYCMVAWLPSFLTDYNMPGESSGWVLFVIQITMIPITFCCPIIASKMKDQRVLILFICALMFESTMMFVFLKAQWIYVNAVIIGISNGLSFSLSILFFSTRTKSGINAVKISGMAQSVGYLIAAFGPPIFGKLHDWDASWNISFYFLSIAVLIMFFFGIKAARHKYVED
- a CDS encoding AraC family transcriptional regulator codes for the protein MNANDSIKVDDLNKPYFVWFEDNWTHDDVLHQHDKGQLVYVESGFQYITIDERIYLLPQNHAAWIPSNTIHKTNSHSEKIKLMIMFADTDKKNNFYDEVNVFSVPPVLREMIKYAEKWSQHLTKDPDETIFLKALFNELPHFVEHSLKLHICLPKDQRLAKVIEHLHHQYNKEIKIENLGDLVLLSFRTLERIFKKETGLTLSKYQQMLRIIKSLELLSSGNFTISETAYEVGYKSVQAYTRSFQSVMQFRPTDFVKNINTNSTKWSY